The proteins below are encoded in one region of uncultured Eubacteriales bacterium:
- a CDS encoding Beta-lactamase — protein sequence MRQGRKRLLGLLLAAAMTVTIIAPAGAATISQGGAVSLPDAQWQITASFPDWKGYTDDTLAMNSLISFTGFRDQGELYVSVASSVTSFRMFVNNEEVSTSSMQAGKTYQLDISNVAVDGTNTVQVTNILPAGLSKAVTVYAPYPTVIKGAPADVSMDDSTLDIINDFIKTEVKYGFSGAQLAVVKDGKLVISNAWGAENGYNSDGSRIKEGDANYVPVTTDTLYDLASNTKMYSVNYAIQYLVTKGKMDLDTKIVDIIGSKFVDDTIDITYNGYANPGLETNKGWKAGLTIRDILKHQAGFPADPQYHNDKFNQATQKPQADTDNPLYSGSDGTMATRANTLETICKTPLMYQPGTKTLYSDVDYMLLCFVVEQVTGKGLDEFLKEVFWDPMDLTHMTYNPLKNGFTSSQIAATELNGNSRDGAINFTGIREGVIQGTVHDEKAYYAMGGISGHAGLFSNAEDLAKLASVMLSGGYGDLQFFSKNVIDEFTKPKSTDSATWGLGWWREAEAGRNSYFTSHSSTSTVGHQGWTGTLTVIDPERDLVIVLLTNKKNSPVIDNTVDANDFYSDNMALGALGSVVNYVYESMDSTPDAMDASLHQWAIERVKVIKSHEGKYDEAVHMNDAFALVDLMITRAEKRKTSITKTYAQDALDNLQSYVSLYVDSQASKNNAEVWAAELQNRIHAISAKDSSTGTVMTAVQVSSMPGADSGTGDYVGGADQNAVYFPTLSGLSTSGTYQNSISWFEGYEGQGTVYFSIIRPVESLRIFVNGHEVDTSAMLNKKAMFAIDASEYSVNGRNMVQVTDMPIGTDSKSVLMVVPNPTVTSGTLQEVGLDSKAFDMIDAIVKNDVSNGFTSAQMAVVKDGKLVYSNAWGTVNAYNPDGTLKTDSPAVTTETLYDLASNTKMYATNYAVQYLVQKGADKNSPLYNKLKLTDPITKFFPTFASDTIEIKYSVSQGTGAPDLATAKAWKAELTVQDILQHQAGFAPDPQFHNDKFNQVTQKPDQTSTNPLYAVGKDKVAEAICKAPLVYEPGTKTVYSDVDYMLLGLIVEQVTGKDLDTFLKDTFYTPLGLDNITFNPLEHGFTASQIAATELNGNSRDGAISFTGIREGTIQGTVHDEKAWYSMGGVSGHAGLFSNAEDLAKLAQLMLNQSGYGTNRLFSNNVNSYFTARKDALPTWGQGWWRQGDLGRPWYFGVQASRNTIGHQGWTGTLTMIDPAEDLVVVYLTNKINSPVTDNTVNANQFDGNWYTSSTLGFVANILYQGIESQSAAADIQPALDALLGDMAIEKMRLVAEEGEIDASHPIMKSAYALSDLVFDVAEVRPTTQNIQNAKVVISSLDASRDAKVLSGLNARMDILSPSAPSGGDSSSNTTTTTKKNDDGSTTVTVTNKTTGTVTATTTWPDGRKTVVETKKDGTVTAAVTLPAGKTAIVSIPVKNVSPGTVVYAVGDDGTKTLVRKSVVSKDGVNVLLDGSAKLELADNSKSFSDVPDGNWASAAVSFATARELFQGTGGDKFSPDLPMTRGMLVTVLHRLEDEPKAGNVPFGDVDASSWYAAAVAWASGEGIVLGTGNGFSPDATITRESLAVMLYRFAQKQGIKTSIDGTTVASFADSAAISPWAAEAMNWVVANGILSGKTGNLLDPGSTATRAEVATMLMRFVQSMVK from the coding sequence ATGAGACAAGGACGCAAACGACTGTTGGGACTACTCCTTGCAGCGGCAATGACAGTTACCATAATTGCTCCGGCTGGAGCCGCGACGATTTCTCAGGGAGGTGCCGTAAGTCTTCCTGACGCGCAGTGGCAGATAACGGCGTCATTCCCCGATTGGAAAGGCTATACGGACGACACACTGGCTATGAACAGTTTGATCAGCTTCACGGGGTTCCGGGATCAGGGAGAGCTGTATGTTTCCGTGGCCTCTAGCGTGACAAGCTTTCGTATGTTTGTCAACAATGAAGAGGTGAGCACTTCCTCTATGCAGGCCGGCAAGACCTATCAGCTGGACATCTCCAATGTGGCGGTGGATGGCACTAACACCGTTCAGGTGACCAACATCCTCCCCGCCGGGCTTTCCAAGGCTGTTACGGTCTACGCGCCCTATCCCACCGTTATAAAGGGCGCTCCTGCGGATGTGAGTATGGATGATAGCACACTTGACATTATCAATGATTTTATTAAGACGGAAGTAAAGTATGGGTTTTCAGGGGCGCAGCTTGCTGTGGTCAAGGACGGCAAGCTGGTGATAAGCAATGCTTGGGGTGCCGAGAACGGTTATAATTCCGACGGCAGCCGTATTAAAGAAGGGGATGCAAATTATGTCCCCGTCACGACTGATACCCTCTACGACCTGGCCTCCAATACCAAGATGTACTCGGTGAATTATGCGATCCAGTATTTGGTGACCAAGGGCAAAATGGATCTCGACACAAAAATCGTGGATATCATCGGCAGCAAATTTGTAGATGATACCATTGACATTACATATAATGGCTACGCGAACCCCGGGCTGGAGACCAATAAGGGCTGGAAAGCTGGACTTACGATCCGCGATATCCTCAAGCATCAGGCCGGTTTCCCCGCCGACCCGCAGTATCATAACGACAAGTTTAACCAGGCTACCCAAAAGCCGCAGGCTGACACAGACAATCCCCTGTATTCGGGATCAGACGGAACAATGGCAACCAGAGCGAATACCCTGGAGACGATTTGTAAAACGCCTCTGATGTATCAGCCGGGCACGAAGACCCTTTACTCTGATGTGGATTATATGCTGCTCTGCTTTGTGGTGGAGCAGGTGACTGGAAAGGGACTGGACGAATTCCTGAAAGAAGTTTTTTGGGACCCTATGGACCTTACACACATGACCTATAACCCTCTGAAGAATGGTTTTACATCCAGCCAGATTGCAGCCACTGAACTGAACGGCAACAGCCGCGACGGCGCGATCAACTTCACCGGTATCCGTGAGGGTGTGATTCAGGGCACTGTCCATGATGAAAAGGCCTACTATGCCATGGGCGGTATCTCAGGTCACGCGGGACTTTTCTCCAATGCTGAGGACTTAGCCAAGCTTGCTTCTGTTATGCTGAGTGGCGGCTATGGCGACCTCCAGTTTTTCTCCAAGAATGTCATAGATGAATTTACCAAGCCCAAGAGCACTGACTCTGCCACCTGGGGCCTGGGCTGGTGGCGTGAAGCTGAGGCGGGCCGCAACAGCTACTTTACCAGCCATTCCTCCACCAGCACTGTCGGCCACCAGGGCTGGACCGGGACGCTCACCGTTATCGACCCCGAGAGGGATTTGGTAATTGTCCTGCTGACCAACAAGAAAAACTCCCCAGTTATTGATAACACTGTGGACGCAAATGACTTCTACTCGGACAATATGGCGCTGGGTGCGCTGGGCAGCGTGGTGAACTATGTCTATGAGTCCATGGATTCCACTCCTGACGCTATGGACGCTTCGCTCCACCAGTGGGCGATTGAGCGCGTCAAAGTCATTAAGAGCCACGAGGGTAAATATGATGAGGCTGTCCATATGAACGATGCCTTTGCGCTGGTGGACCTGATGATCACCCGTGCGGAGAAGCGCAAAACATCGATTACCAAGACATACGCGCAGGACGCGCTGGATAATTTACAAAGTTATGTAAGTTTGTATGTAGATAGCCAGGCGAGTAAAAACAACGCCGAAGTTTGGGCGGCGGAACTCCAGAACCGCATTCATGCCATTTCTGCGAAGGACAGCAGCACCGGCACAGTGATGACGGCCGTTCAGGTAAGCTCCATGCCCGGCGCTGATTCCGGCACTGGAGATTATGTAGGCGGGGCGGACCAGAACGCAGTCTATTTCCCGACCCTGAGCGGTTTGTCTACCTCCGGCACGTATCAGAACAGCATTAGCTGGTTTGAGGGCTATGAGGGCCAAGGAACTGTTTATTTCTCCATCATTAGACCAGTAGAAAGTTTACGGATCTTTGTAAACGGCCATGAGGTGGATACCTCCGCGATGCTCAATAAGAAAGCCATGTTTGCCATTGACGCCTCTGAATATTCAGTCAATGGGCGGAATATGGTTCAGGTCACGGATATGCCCATCGGTACCGACAGTAAGAGCGTCCTTATGGTTGTCCCTAACCCTACGGTTACCAGCGGTACGCTGCAGGAGGTGGGTCTGGACAGCAAGGCTTTTGATATGATCGATGCCATCGTTAAAAATGACGTGAGCAACGGTTTTACCTCCGCTCAGATGGCGGTGGTGAAGGACGGTAAGCTGGTATATTCAAATGCCTGGGGCACTGTGAATGCCTACAACCCCGACGGAACGCTCAAGACGGACAGCCCCGCCGTCACCACTGAAACTCTGTACGACCTGGCGTCCAATACCAAGATGTACGCCACCAACTATGCAGTGCAGTACTTGGTGCAGAAGGGGGCGGATAAAAATAGCCCGCTGTATAACAAGCTAAAATTAACCGACCCCATTACCAAGTTCTTCCCCACCTTTGCCAGCGACACCATTGAAATCAAGTACAGTGTGAGCCAGGGCACAGGCGCGCCTGATCTGGCCACCGCCAAAGCCTGGAAGGCCGAGCTGACTGTGCAGGACATTCTCCAGCACCAGGCCGGTTTTGCCCCCGACCCCCAGTTCCACAACGACAAGTTCAACCAGGTAACCCAGAAACCCGACCAGACTTCCACCAACCCCCTCTATGCCGTCGGCAAGGACAAAGTGGCCGAGGCCATCTGCAAGGCTCCGCTGGTCTATGAGCCGGGCACCAAGACGGTCTACTCCGACGTGGACTACATGCTCCTTGGGCTTATTGTGGAGCAGGTGACGGGCAAGGACCTCGATACCTTTTTGAAAGATACCTTCTATACCCCCCTGGGTCTCGACAATATTACGTTTAATCCCCTGGAGCACGGTTTTACCGCCAGCCAGATCGCTGCTACTGAGCTCAACGGCAACAGCCGCGACGGCGCGATCAGCTTCACCGGTATCCGCGAGGGAACCATTCAGGGAACTGTACATGACGAAAAGGCCTGGTATTCCATGGGCGGCGTCTCCGGCCATGCAGGCCTCTTCTCCAACGCCGAGGATCTGGCCAAGCTTGCACAGCTGATGCTTAACCAGAGTGGCTACGGCACCAACCGCCTCTTCAGCAATAATGTCAACAGCTACTTTACCGCCCGCAAGGACGCGCTCCCGACCTGGGGCCAGGGCTGGTGGAGACAGGGCGACTTGGGTCGCCCCTGGTACTTCGGCGTTCAGGCCTCCCGCAACACCATCGGCCATCAGGGCTGGACCGGCACCCTCACTATGATCGACCCCGCGGAGGATCTGGTGGTGGTGTACCTCACCAATAAGATTAACTCCCCCGTCACCGACAATACCGTCAATGCAAACCAGTTTGACGGCAACTGGTATACCTCCTCCACCCTGGGTTTTGTGGCCAACATCCTCTACCAGGGTATTGAGAGCCAGAGCGCCGCCGCTGATATCCAGCCCGCGCTGGACGCCCTGCTGGGCGATATGGCCATTGAAAAGATGCGCTTGGTAGCCGAAGAGGGAGAGATTGATGCCAGTCACCCCATTATGAAGTCCGCCTACGCCCTGAGCGACCTGGTGTTTGATGTGGCCGAGGTCCGGCCCACCACGCAGAATATCCAGAACGCCAAAGTGGTCATCTCCTCTCTGGATGCAAGCCGTGATGCTAAGGTGCTTTCCGGTCTCAACGCGAGAATGGATATTTTGTCTCCGTCTGCACCGTCTGGCGGCGATTCCTCCAGCAACACGACCACGACCACCAAGAAGAATGACGACGGATCCACCACTGTAACGGTGACGAATAAGACCACCGGCACCGTGACCGCGACGACCACCTGGCCCGACGGGCGCAAGACCGTGGTCGAGACGAAAAAGGACGGAACCGTTACCGCCGCAGTCACACTACCGGCAGGCAAGACGGCCATCGTGTCCATCCCCGTGAAGAACGTGAGCCCCGGCACCGTGGTCTATGCAGTCGGGGACGACGGTACGAAGACCCTTGTGCGCAAGTCCGTGGTCAGCAAGGACGGCGTGAATGTCCTGCTGGACGGGTCCGCCAAGTTGGAGCTTGCTGACAACAGCAAATCCTTCTCCGACGTGCCCGATGGCAATTGGGCATCCGCTGCTGTAAGCTTTGCCACTGCCCGCGAGCTCTTCCAGGGAACGGGTGGAGATAAGTTCTCTCCCGATCTGCCTATGACCCGCGGCATGCTTGTTACGGTTCTCCACCGCCTGGAGGATGAGCCGAAAGCCGGAAACGTCCCGTTTGGTGACGTGGATGCCAGCAGCTGGTATGCTGCCGCGGTGGCCTGGGCCAGCGGGGAGGGCATCGTTCTCGGCACTGGGAACGGTTTCAGCCCCGACGCCACCATTACCCGTGAGTCTCTGGCCGTTATGCTCTACCGTTTTGCGCAAAAGCAGGGAATAAAGACTTCCATTGATGGAACGACGGTAGCCTCCTTTGCAGATAGCGCCGCTATCAGCCCCTGGGCGGCTGAGGCCATGAACTGGGTCGTAGCGAACGGAATCCTGAGCGGCAAGACCGGCAACCTGCTCGACCCAGGCAGCACTGCTACCCGGGCTGAGGTAGCCACAATGCTGATGCGCTTTGTACAGAGTATGGTAAAGTAA
- a CDS encoding SIS domain protein, whose protein sequence is MKSALLRLRESRDLVSATERSVADYLLEKPEEAMNLSIHQLAERTFSSPSTIIRMCHRVGFEGYKDFRRAVTYELALRKKSAEEERKEVSRSDSIEEIIEKTTYKNVLCLEDTKNLLDADTVHKCVELISQSNRILLFGVGASLCVARDAYLKFLRLDKACIVNDDWHSQLLQACNSKKSDLGIVFSYSGETVEMVQCIQEMRKNDTPIIAITRFAPSAVAELSTYNLYVASNESTFRSGAMSSRISQLNVVDVLYVSFANTEYDFCIQQLDRTHIDKPRVTRPL, encoded by the coding sequence ATGAAGAGCGCGCTGCTTCGTCTCCGGGAGAGTCGGGACTTGGTAAGCGCCACCGAGCGCAGCGTGGCCGACTACCTGCTGGAAAAGCCGGAGGAGGCCATGAACCTGAGCATCCACCAACTGGCCGAGCGGACCTTTTCATCTCCCTCCACCATCATCCGTATGTGCCATAGGGTGGGATTCGAGGGGTACAAGGACTTCAGGCGCGCGGTGACCTATGAGCTGGCCCTGCGCAAGAAGAGCGCGGAGGAGGAGCGAAAGGAGGTAAGCCGGAGCGACAGCATTGAGGAGATCATTGAGAAGACCACCTATAAAAATGTACTCTGTCTGGAAGACACAAAGAACCTTCTGGATGCAGATACGGTGCACAAATGCGTGGAGCTCATCAGCCAGAGCAACCGGATACTCTTATTCGGCGTCGGCGCATCCCTCTGTGTGGCGCGGGACGCCTATTTAAAATTCCTGCGTCTGGACAAGGCCTGCATCGTCAACGACGACTGGCACTCCCAGCTCCTTCAGGCGTGCAACTCCAAGAAGAGTGATTTAGGCATTGTTTTCTCCTACTCAGGGGAGACGGTTGAGATGGTCCAGTGCATACAGGAGATGAGGAAGAACGACACTCCCATCATCGCCATCACGCGCTTTGCCCCCTCGGCAGTGGCGGAGCTCTCGACCTATAACCTCTATGTCGCCTCCAACGAGTCCACATTCCGCAGCGGGGCCATGTCCTCCCGCATCTCCCAGCTCAACGTGGTGGACGTGCTCTACGTAAGCTTTGCAAACACGGAATACGATTTTTGTATTCAGCAGTTGGACCGCACCCACATCGATAAGCCTCGAGTTACCAGACCCCTCTAG